The Hypanus sabinus isolate sHypSab1 chromosome 3, sHypSab1.hap1, whole genome shotgun sequence genome contains a region encoding:
- the si:ch211-214j8.12 gene encoding uncharacterized protein si:ch211-214j8.12 has translation MPRRQRPKSLKHLCLRNVAANMKNVWAKDYTENYLSEYFFLYLVGPFNDLASNLVQDLLQLLGKTRRLNRAFLHLLLVPHLLELSLRSCSGLVNNTIGRIISARCQALTSLDLHGCSRIQSHTLVDLIESLPRLRRLMLSGTQCDGQVLLAVGRGCGDLQELDVSRCREVTPLDLLQLVYDRVRATFRPLRLRRLLAEDTSPLPSPSDYASALAFLLLALPGLEYVANPCLPEALTLIHQRHFGKGQDFLQTGGFPCLAELAQCEVQAGSPASLSLKRLEVASGHNLCALTSMCRAVEEVVMTCDGGLQELWHLQSWEQLNQLVLECDGFQERPLGDVTLFLAQFGSRLRLLSLINFQLESSLGDVLRFCPNLRLFQAQLHPSVGALECVPTDEEAEDHLPFSSWTFVHLKDFSVRIVDSPLRAASLPRSSQLPLQSALISVLAGSPHLSRLSLVNIPVCLDRVFQQVLEHPGSLVQLTELSLAHSVVSSSTIGQLMAADNEMSTLDLRHCQHIHRRHYDRFVKEAAKKNYDLQILWE, from the exons cctccaacctggtcCAGGATCTGCTGCAGCTGTTGGGTAAAACTCGTCGGCTGAACAGAGCTTTTCTTCACCTGCTGTTGGTGCCCCACCTGTTGGAGCTGAGTCTGAGGAGCTGCTCTGGGCTGGTCAATAACACCATCGGCCGGATCATTAGTGCCCGGTGCCAG GCTCTGACCTCTCTGGACTTGCACGGATGCAGCAGGATACAGTCCCACACGCTGGTGGACCTCATCGAGAGCCTGCCACGCCTCCGCAGGCTGATGCTTTCGGGCACGCAGTGTGACGGCCAGGTTTTGCTGGCAGTGGGGCGAGGCTGTGGGGATCTGCAGGAGCTGGACGTGTCGCGCTGCAGGGAGGTGACACCCCTGGACCTACTGCAGCTGGTGTACGACAGGGTGCGGGCCACCTTCCGCCCCCTCCGGCTGCGCAGGCTGCTGGCTGAGGACACCTCACCCTTGCCCTCGCCCTCTGACTACGCCTCGGCCCTGGCCTTCCTTCTGCTGGCTCTGCCTGGGCTGGAGTACGTTGCCAACCCGTGCCTCCCCGAGGCGCTAACCCTCATCCACCAACGGCACTTTGGGAAGGGACAGGACTTCCTCCAGACGGGGGGCTTTCCCTGCCTGGCGGAGTTGGCCCAGTGCGAGGTGCAGGCTGGCAGCCCTGCCTCACTGTCCCTCAAGAGGCTGGAGGTCGCCTCTGGCCACAACCTCTGCGCCCTGACATCGATGTGCAGAGCAGTAGAGGAGGTGGTGATGACCTGTGATGGGGGTCTACAGGAATTGTGGCACCTGCAGTCCTGGGAACAGCTGAACCAACTGGTGCTGGAATGTGATGGGTTTCAGGAGAGGCCGCTGGGGGACGTAACCCTATTCCTTGCCCAGTTCGGCTCTCGCCTTCGTCTCCTCTCTCTCATCAACTTCCAGCTTGAATCTTCTCTCGGGGATGTCCTGCGATTCTGCCCCAATCTCCGGCTTTTCCAGGCCCAGCTTCACCCCTCTGTGGGAGCATTGGAATGTGTGCCAACAGATGAGGAGGCTGAGGACCATCTGCCTTTTTCCAGCTGGACGTTCGTCCATTTAAAAGACTTCAGTGTGAGGATTGTGGACTCCCCATTGAGAGCTGCCTCCCTGCCCCGCAGCTCACAGCTCCCCCTGCAGTCAGCTCTGATCTCTGTGCTGGCCGGCTCTCCCCACCTCAGCAGACTATCGCTGGTCAACATCCCTGTGTGTCTGGACCGGGTTTTCCAGCAGGTCCTGGAGCACCCGGGCTCCCTGGTACAGCTGACGGAGCTGAGTCTGGCTCACAGCGTGGTTTCTAGCTCCACCATTGGGCAGCTGATGGCTGCAGACAATGAAATGTCCACACTGGACCTCCGGCACTGCCAGCACATCCACCGGCGGCACTATGACCGCTTTGTGAAGGAGGCCGCGAAGAAGAACTATGATCTGCAGATCCTTTGGGAATGA